Genomic DNA from Brassica rapa cultivar Chiifu-401-42 chromosome A04, CAAS_Brap_v3.01, whole genome shotgun sequence:
CTGAAGATTCTCTTTATCAAACAAAAAGCTGTTGAGAGTCAACTTATTAATCAACattcttaaataataaattcagtCTTCAGGTCAAAGATTACACAAAGTTCTACTAATAAGAACTTCAATTTACAGCCTTGCGGATTTAGCAAACCAAGGATCCACTACAAATACAAAATGGGAGCTAAGAAGAAATAAACTTTTATTTGACATGAATTAAAGAACAAAGGATGTGAGAATTAATAAAGCCTTTTCTCACACCTTAAGACTCGTTTATTGTGGAACCAATTTAACAGCAAAAGCCTAGCAGTTCACCTGAACTCTAGGGCTTGGTATTCCCATGTATGCTAAGCGTGGAGAGAGTCTTACTCTAGGACTAGGCCTTGGTGAAGGAATTGGACCGTATGGTGAGGGGAAACGTGCAGAAGCAGGCGAAATCCGAGGAGACAAGCTGACTTGTTCAAATGCTTGTGACTGCAGCTCCATGGGATAATCTCTAACACACCCAATTCTTGGACCAACTCCACTGTTCCATTTGCAAGATAGCCTCTTCGACAGCTCGAACACCGGTCTTTGcgtctctttctcttcttcttctttgtcctCTGTAATGTTGGTTTCTACAGGTTTATTATTCTCTGCTTcctcttcttttgtttcttcttcgtaTTTGAATGACGAATATTCCTCGTTCACAGTGCACCTCTACATTCAGATTTATAGCTTAGTGATCATTCTTAAGATTTTAGCATTTATTATGTGATAGAAATTTTGTTTTCCTTACCTTAACATTGGTGAGATCAACATTGTTCTCTTCCAGGAAACTTATGAACTCCTTGAAGTTGTCTTCTGTTGGTAGGTAGTGTCCACTGTACGGCCATATAGCCTCGAGAACACCGTCGCGGGCGACCAATCTGCCTGCAGCGGTTGTGGCGCCGCCAGATAAGAAACTAGAGTGTTGGAAAACGCCTTTCTTCTTCTGGCCTACGTACAAGGTTTTCGTGGTGCTAAGTACGAAGATCGTCTTGGATTCTTCTGTTGAACTGATCAGAGTCATGTTCTGTTTGTACATTAGTCTCCCATCCTCTACTATCACCTCGTATGCTTCTCTCTCCATCTGCAAGTTGACGAATGAGTTAGATAAAAAGTAGGTATGCTGGAGTACTTTTAGTTGtaggagaaagaaaaaaagaactcaCAGGTCCGAGATATTTAATGCATTGTTTTTGTAGAACATTTCTTGGGTGGTGTTCAAGATTCACGTCTTTTCCATCGCCAACGTCCAACCTTTAGTTTCAAGTAATAGGAAACATAGTTTAGAACATATCCATAACTATagaaagagataaaaaaaaaagagtgtgtTATAAAGCCTAGGACTGACCAGTAGAAGAATGGTTGTGCACTCATGCTTGCTGACCAGACATCGTAATAGAAGTGCAAGTTGTGTCCATAACGGTGGCGTGGGTCAATCTGTAAACACAACTTTAGATTAAATCCAGAGAAGGTTAAAGATTTGTGTCATTTCGAGAGATATTTTTGTAGAGACTTACAGCTTCAAGCCAATGCTGAAGAGCTAACTTCTGAGCTTTTTCATCTTTTGACAAGCCTTTTCCAACCTTAGCAGCTCGTGTTCTAGCTCGTGCCCACTTCGAAACAGCTGTTTCATGTTTCTCCTCTTCAAAGAAGGAAACCGAGCTCAGTTTCAGAGCTGCAGAATCCAGAGTCTTCCACCtatttaaacatttaaaaaaaaaaaaatcaacaactTGAAACGCATTATTAACTGAAGCTaagataaaaaacaaatattcttACTAAATAATGCAGATAGAATATTTCTAAACTCAAATGACTCACCAGAGCTCCTCAACCACAACCGCGCAATCCGCTAGGTTCCTTCTCGTCCGGTAACTCTTGTACACCTTCTGTAACGTAGTTGCAGCTGCGTCAAGCTCGGCGAGCGGTCTTGGGGAGAAGAACACAAAAGGCTCAGGGGGAGTAATCGTGGGCTTCGTTATTTGGATTCTCTCGCAGGTTCGTCCGTTCAAACTGTTGCGTTTAGGCTTCTTCACGTCGACAACTTGATCATCTGCCTGGTTCGTCGTTGGCTCAGTCTTGGCTTCTGTTGGAATCTCCCAGCTGTTGAAGCTCAGTGACCTCTCCATACCGGCGGCCTTTGGAGAGTTTTCCGGCGCCTCACTCTTGAAACTGTTGGTTCTTGATGTCAAGCCGAAGGATCTGACTCCAAGAAAACTCTCGACGGGgttcttgaaactgaagaaCTGGTTTGACAAAACTTCTTTACACGCAGACACGAGAAGTGAAAGAGAAAGCCCCATTACCTGCACGCACGCAGTCGAATCAAGATCAATATCAAACGTTGACAAACGAATCTTTCTCTAAAGTAATCAACCAACAACAACtttcattaatatattattttttttactgagGTCACTAATATCATCACCAACTCAATTATTGGTGCCGGCGATAGAGATAAATAAAATCATCTTATCCGGACATTCCAACGAACTTACTAAGAAAAATCCAAACACTATGGACAAAGCAAGATGCaaacattaattttaataatcaGGATATTTAACGTACCTCAAGAATTGCAGAGATACACCAAGAACAAGAAAACTCGTTACAAAAGAAGACTAATAAAAAGTCaagttctctctctctgtcttctACTCTAGTCTCTAGAGAAAACAAAATGAATACGACTTCCAAGTAGAAGAGTAATAGCTCTATATATACGCAGTTGGATATGCGTAGTAGTGTGTGTAGTTAGTTGACGAGTATTAAATGGGGTAAAAAAGACTAAAAGTAGAGTCTTTGTTTTACAAATTGTTGAATATGAGAAAAAGCTTATAGTGAAGAAGATTCAAAGATGGTGCGTCTGAAAAacatattagttttaaaatcatattgtAGGAACGAAGATTTCATTTTGTTTGTTAACCCATTGTATTGTTACTTTTCCgtaacaaaataacaaaaacatgaTAGAAAACGGAGTAGGAGGCCACACAGGGGAACCCACAGGGGACGCAGGGTAATTCAATGGTAGCTTCGCCGAATTTATTATTTAGAAAAGGACAATTTATTTTgaccaagaaaaagaaaaggacAATTTATTAGTCTACAGTTTACTTTTTCTGGATTTAGTAGTTTCTATCAAATCTTATCTGAATTGGCAATAAAATCTATATCAACGCagaaatcctactatataaaagaagctaAATCATTGCTTCCTAAGCCTATCCACATGTGCACAAATATTCAGGACCAATCAATATGTCAGGTCATCACGAAGTGGgcttgcaattaaaaaaaaaaatcaacaactCGCACCCCATTAGACCCATCTCCTAGCCCACTCCCGAGCCACTCTCTTATAAGCATAATCCCGTATTCTAAACAtcccgtgttaaattttttaaaatactcatatcttagaaatagtttagaaaatatatttatataaatattttttcttgaataatatttaattataattttttgtatcttttttaacttttataataaaaatattattttcagatagcaacaaaatatatataagaattatcttatttttaaattttttttataattttaatatattattttagaatcaaatatttaaaattaatataacatataaattttatatgattaaaataaaattcatttttaattatatataaaattcattaagggtattgttttaattaacacattagcgaatcagttagaaattaataataaatcaataacctatctaaaagtctaaaacctaataaaatatgacaaataagaaaaactaactaaattttaatataaaatagaaatttaatagtattaaaataaaattcatttttaatatatatatatatatatatattaattaagggtatttttaaattaataaattagtgacttagctaaaaataaataataaatcaataatttagctaaagcctaataaaaacatgacaaataagcaaatttactaaaattatggataatataaaatatgattgattctttaatacaaaattaaaataagagttttgttaaataaaacataagtttgtgtatcggtgttacaaaaaaaaaatcattaatagtgTCGTAGGAATTATATCTTTCCCAttagcgaataaaattgaagcagaGTGTTGGAGGATAGCCCAACGTATAGacgagattatggagattgatatgggagttgaggtaacggacacaactgttcctccgtaaagaaacgctcctgctagacatcctggataaatgaaagagacatatctggacttggctttgtgttaatggatggtgactttctaatgctgtttggagcaagggccaatatacacgcaccaaatcaccactgcaaAAGCTGAAGGTTTACTATGAgcaatgcaagtgatactgaagtttggacacagagagatggtctttcaatcgactgtgaacaactggttatactcattcaaaaggaggaagattAGCCTGCATTGGACTCGGAGCTCGACGAAATACAAGCTGTATCCAaagaattttctgaactttctattgcctatattcctagatctttaaaattccgtacgaatagcctagcaaaaggtgtccgatcacgcgcatctcgatcatcttttgtaaacccttttgcaccaagttggctagccccacaagctagcgtgagggtgccaaaaaagagaataaagttgaaagtgaaactaaatatcccaatgaacaaatttatcagaagtccatatttatgtggatgtctatatgggacaaacaatttttttagacaattatagaatatagtcacgaaaatcaatcctaaaatatataatttaaaaaaaatatttaaacaaaccatcaaaattttcagtattacaccaaataagaatataaagaccaactatattctcttcgtgtataatgtgttgtggtaagattcaaaaaaattaacttactttacagtaaggaaaaattagatatttaattccaaatttacagtaaaaacataacattttataaaactaaacaactgatataatagtacaaaaatatgaaaaaaaaatcaaaatactatccgcgcgtagcgcggataaAGACCTAgttatgtataataatatttggaTTACCTAGCTTTTAGCCTTTAGGGGTTGAGTAAACATTAAATAACACATATACTACTTTAAAATCttgggaaaactgtttttttagagcaaaaaaatggtaactatgtctctttagactaatctatattttgtgtcatattttcctataacaccctttaatatttttgaaaataaattaaataaatagttttacaaacaaaaaaattttggaaaaattgtaacttttgataaaatacctatatgaacttagtgatatttttctaattataaaaaagttaaaattataaatttcatattatgttctaaataaagtagaaatgacattctacgaagtagaaaacgaaatccacttttttcattgaatctacaatgtttagaatacgtgatctacgtaaataggagtattctaaaaatatttagaatacacattccgcgcttaacctatcgttctaaaatctttagaaatcaaaatctacacattaatataaatctaaaacacgtagaaaccgacttatacagatttactataaatctaaaacatgtagaaatcaaactctaaacattactataattctaaaaaactgtagaaaccgatttctatatattagttgtattctacggataagaaatcagttcctaaaactatggaaacaaaatatttgagaatattcacttttatattttgaaaaaaaaaatcgatttttttttaaaaaataaaaaaacgaaaaaggaacaaaaaaataaaaaaaaatgaaaaagaaataaaaaattacaattttaagggcattactgccattttgaaaaaaaattagtctaatgggacataaagtagtatagattagtataaagggacatagttaccatttttttgctctaaaaaaacaattttccctaaaatcttatacttatttcaataaatgaaatattattctttgtttattaaaatttatcaaatacttgcttttttacataatttagttacttattattaaataaagttcatggaaatgaaaaatataaaataaacagtTATCAGTCAAACTTGCTTTGTgcttgagccaaaaaaaaagaaacttgaaTCTTCTTGAACCTGGACATTTTTAGGAGATATGTAATTTCCTGGAGTTGCTAAAAAAAAGGTAGTTTCCTGGAAAAAATCTTTTTGGTGGCTTGATAGATGCTGATATCACTCATgaactaattatgaaaaattgGATGTTGaatggaaaatatttcaaataagaTAAATATGAGCTAGAGTAGATTTGCCTGATTTACTGAATGTTGGTGCATGATATGACGTCTTTAATGTCTTCTAGATGATTTAGTATTTCTCCTGGCTTTTGTCTTCAAAGTTTTGATAACTTATGGCTTTGTAATGAACTATGTACCTTACttctaaaaagaagaaaaaaaaatctgtttgttacttttattttctattcaaaaatgaaataataagttgttttagcaaaaaaaaaatgaaaaatgaaataataagtGGATTTAcccaaaaaatgaaataatcatattccttattatatttttatttattaatcgtAAAATAGAATAGTAGTAAAACTCAATTCCATTTTAGAAAATCAATTTTGAATAAATAACGAAGTTGCACATCATACGGTAGGAGGTGCAACTCTACCAAAGACAAATGAGTGGTTTCATATttggaaaatgttaaaaataggGGCCAAAATGCAATAACTGAAAAAACtgtaagaaaaaagaaaagtgcTTCCGTTTCTCGTTGTGCATCTCTCCGCCTTCTCGCCATCGCATCTTTTCTACTCCGTCTCCGTGCGCCGTCGGAGATTACCATTCAGGTCCGATTCATCGCTAACTATATTTCCGTAAAATTTACAGTTCTCaactattgatttttttcttctactCTGTCTGTTTGGATTCTCCAAATTTGCAATCCAATTAACTAAAATCATTGATTTGTTTTGGTCTTATGAAGATTACGGTGTGTGAGATAATGTCTTCTGCTACTGAAACCGTAGAAGAGCAGCAAAAGCTGCAGATTTATCCGACGTCTAAAGCTGGTGTTTCCCCTTTTTGGCGAGGTTTCTCAAAGCTTAACTCTTTAGCTGACTTTGCAAATTACAATTGATCCTTGTATTAAACTGTTTTCTTGTCTCTCAGACAAGTATGAAAGAGATGCTAAAAAGTATTGGGATATATTTTACAAGCATCATGGAGATAGAGTAagccccttttttatttttatttttatagttcATTTCTATCTCAATTCACATGTAACTGAACTAAATAGCTAGAGATTGTTTTGTACTATAACACTACAACATTGGTTAATTTTGGTGGATATTTGATCATATATATTTTCCCTTTATTCATTTGTTTCTTGAATGTGTGGTGGATATTTAAAGGTTCTCAAGCTCTGAAACTGGTGATTATTGATATGTTTGAGGGCATTGCTTTGTTTGTATGTTTTGAGCTAATCTTGTGTAAAGTTTCTGCAATTTGGTGCTTTGTGAAACGCGAGTGTGAGCTCACTGTGCAAATTATATTACTGTCGTTTACATgacattctcttcttctttatcaGTTTTTTAAAGACCGGCACTATTTGGACAAGGAGTGGAATAGCTATTTTTCTGTGAGTAGTGAAACCAATTCTTCGGGTATCTTTCTCCATTACCTATTCTAGTCCTGAGTTTGTgctattctcttttttttttcaggctAGTGGAGGAAAGGTCATTCTTGAGGTAATCACAATTCACAGATCCTCAAACTGTTCCTAATCTAAGTAGCTTTTATTAACTATTATTCTGTgtaattttggttttgatttgcaGGTTGGCTGTGGAGCTGGAAACACCATTTTTCCGTTGATTGCTACATATCCACACATATTTGTTTACGCATGTGATTTTTCGCCACGCGCTGTTGACTTGGTCAAGGTCGGTCTTCATTCCtcgtttttatgtttttgcttTTCCTTCATTGATTTCTCTTTGCTAGTGAGGTCTATGATGTAAGCTTTTAAACGTATTAGATGGTGTACGGTTTGACGTATGCTTCACAGTTTTGTTGTTTACTGGCATATGTTGAAACTTGATCAGAGAGTGTTATTTAACTTCAGGCTCATGAAGAATACACAGAGACGCGCGTGTGTGCATTTGCTTCCGACTTGACCGGGGATGACCTTGACAAGCATATTTCTCCATCTTCTGTTGACATTGTGACCATGGTAatttcataataaaaatatagtatattaCTGTGTTATTTACTAGCTAGAATTTTATACTCTTTATAGATATCTTAATTGATTGACtatcttttttgtttcttagaGCCTTTTCCTTTCTCATCATGAACTATTTACATCTCATGTGTTTGAGCAGATATTTGTTTTATCTGCGGTATCCCCAGAGAAGATGCCCTTCGTATTGCAGAACATCAAGAGAGTACTTAAGGTATCAATCAAATTTGTTCTAATCCCCAGAGAAGATGCCCTTCCTTTACAATCTtgttgttcttttctttttcagcCAAATGGGTGTATACTCTTCCGTGACTATGCTGTTGGTGATCTTGCTCAGGTTTGATCCCTTTTAGTTATTCCCATCGTTGTATTATTGAAATTCAGCAAAAACACTGATCAATACATCATAAATTGTATAAACATTGGAACGTAATGTTACAAGAGAATATTAAATTTGTAGTCTGGCTTTCCCTTTGAGAAGAACAATCAGTTTTTTATGTGTTTCAGTATATGTTTTAACAGGAAAGGTTTTCTGGGAAAGATCAGAAGATCAGCGACAACTTTTATGTCAGAGGCGATGGCACTGTAAAGTTCTTTCTTTCCTTTCTCTCTTTTGAAGTAtgcattatttatttttggtagaACTGTGATGATTTTTTACCTCTCTACGCAGCGTGCATTCTACTTCTCTAATGAGTTCTTAGAAACTCTGTTTGGGAAAGAAGGTTTTGAAGTTGAAGAGATTGGCGTTTGCTGCAAACAAGTTGAGAATCGTTCGCGAGAACTGGTCATGAATCGTCGCTGGGTCCAAGCTACTTTCCGTCTATCAAACGGCACTAAAAACCCATCTGAGGAGCAAGAAAGAAAAGAGGTTGTTGATAGTACCGACATTGACATATCCGATGGTCTTGCAATGGAAATGTTCGGAGCCTCCCCATCTACTCATGAGGTAAAGTAATCTCATTGGTTTCACATATTTTGTCCAAAACTAATAAAGTTCATCTCTCTTTTTCATAGATGAGCGAGTTTAAGCTAAGGGACTCTGCTTTCAAAATCAAACTCTTGTCCAAAGAATATCAACACACTTGCAAATCCACGGGGTTGATGCTATGGGAGTCAGCTCGGTTCATGGCCTCTGTTCTCGACAGGAACCCAAACATTGTTTCTGGAAAACGGGTGTTGGAACTGGGTTGTGGCTGCACAGGGATTTGCTCCATGGTAGCCGCCAGATCAGCTAACCTTGTAGTAGCCACCGATGCAGACACAAAGGCACTTGCACTACTAACAGAGAACATCACAACGAATCTCGAATCTTCTCTACTTGGGAAACTGAAAACAGGTGTACTTGAATGGGGAAACAAAGAGCATATAGAAGGCATTAAAGGTTTAGCTTCTTGTGGAGGATTCGAAGTTATCATTGGGACAGATGTTACCTATGTTGCTGAAGCCATTATACCTTTGTTTGAAACTGCAAAAGAGTTGATGTTGCGGAAAGTGGGAGAGGTTGAGGAGGAGAAGCCAGCGTTGATTCTTTGCCATGTTTTCAGAAGGGTTGATGAGCCTTCTCTCTTGTCAGCTGCGTCTAAGTTTGGGTTCAAGCTTGTAGACAGATGGGATATGAATTCGAAGGAATCTCCTGTTGGGAACATCGTTGACCGTTGGTTTTATGAAAATGATTTGGTCGCTGAGATCCCTAGTTCGGCTTTGCATATTCTCTACTTTCAGATGGAGTAGCCTTGGAGATTTGATAAGCCAAGTTCTTATGATTTTCTCTTCGAATCTCAATCAATGagttttctatttaatttttcattAGTCAGTGGATTGCGTTGGCTGATCTTGGTTTGTTATCTTGCAAGAATCTGGCCTCTTTTTAAGAAGGTGCCAGTAAGGTGCCAGTAGAATTACAAGAATAGTTATATTGGACTGAATTTTtgaagatttttgtttttgacatATAATTTCCATTTTCCAAAAATCAAGCATGAAGTAACATGGGATTGTATCCAGTGTGCACCATTAGAAACAGGCTCTAAGCATATGCTTTTTAGCCTTGCCAAATCATTTGCATGTGTATTTGTGATTAAGAGTGGTATAACCAAATTTGTTAGCGTTCTCTCTTGGCATGATGCATAACCATTGTAAGATACATGGGCATGGGATAAGTACTGTGAATTATTCTAGTTGGTGAAGTAGCATAAATGGTGCGCGTGACCATGTACTTGCTTAAAATTCAGGAGAAAAGTGATGTTTGTAATTGAGTGCCAAAAAGTAGTGTACTTGTTTAAAAATTCAGTAGCTGAACTTTAGAATATAAACTAAATATTTCAAGATTCCTCCGGGTTATTCACCAAAACAGGAGGACACATGTCCCAAAAATGCTGCTTGAAACCTTAAACCCCTTTAGGATCTCAAATAATGGTTCCTGAAGTTCTGTACTACCTTAACTTGTTTGAGATTTGTCCAATTACATTATGATTACACTTGTTTCTTGAAAACTATTGATGATGAGTTTGTCTGTTATGATGCGATATTGTAATTGTTGACAACAATGAACCAGTGGATAACACATAGACTTACAAGAGTGGAAGAAGCCGACGTTTCAAAGTTCACACAAGACGAGAAATTGCACAGAGAATGTCAATATTGATGTCTTACAAGCAAATCCATGACCATTGATTTGCCCTTTACAGACTTTTGAGGAAAGATATGAAACTCTGCCTTGAATTCAATTCATACTAAGTCGACTTCATCTTTTCCCGCATCTTATATTGCAGTGTTGCAGGAGCACAATCTAGTGGTGTTTCTCCTGGTGACAGATAACAATTTAAATATACTTAGAGCAAAACAAAAAGCAGTTGTTCCCATGTGGAAGGAAAGAAAAATGCTCTAGTCAAAATGGTTTATCATGTCATGAAGGCAAGCGTGTGTCACATAAGAGGTACCTTGTGCATTTTTGTAGTCAAGGCTTGCTCCATGTTCCATTAACATCAACGCAATTTCAGTTTGGTTGAATAGAACAGCCTGTGGAAGCAAAGGATTATTTAACTACCCACGCAAAGAAGtggcaaagagagagagagaggagcgGGAAGATTACCAGGTGAAGCACTGACATTCCCTGCTTGTCATGGTAATTTGCGTCCACACCCTGAAATTTCTAATAGTTTTTAGTCTCTCTTTATTTGTGAGTTATATATCACACAGTTCCTGAATTGGACAATGAGTGTTACCTCATTCAGAAGCTTTTTCACACCAGCAGTGTCACCATTCTTAATTGCTTCTCTtaatcccttttttttttacaaccaAATTAGATGAGATGGAAAATATGATTTATCTCATGAAAATGAGATGTAAATAGTTACCTCCCCACTGACTTCATACTCTTTTTGGGGCTTGTCTGGTCTGCGAATTTCAACAGCTTTAATTACTAGAAAGATATAGAAAAATCAGTTTAACAGAATGTTCTAATCCTAGAAACAACCGGATGCAAGTTTTCTACACAACTAATCACtcataaaaatatgaaatgcaAGAGCAACTCAGTTTCATATTTGATTCAACTAATCAAGTAAAATCTATATGCAAAAATGTACTTACAAGTTTCTAAAGCTTATGGAGTAATCTTTATGTGAAAACTTTGTAACGAATACTATAAGTAAATTCTTCAAACAGACCTAGCAATGGTGCTGGAAGTGGAACCTTTACTTTTAGCTGAAGTGTCAGACTTTGGTTTGGGATCTGACTGAGGAAGAGCCATAGGAGGAGCCCGTGTAGCCTGTTGTTCCAAAAGGGAGGAACATACATTAGATAAGAAGAGTAAGCaagaaaactctctctctctctctctctctcgcatTAACTTAAATCAAGAACAGAGAACAACACTCCATAAGCCCAACTCAATGCATTGAAATTTCAGTTACCTGAGGGTTAGAGGTTTTGGGTGGAGCAACAACACAGATGCAAAGAGGCATACCACACTTGCATTCCACTGCTTCACTATCTCCAGGGCCCATTCTTCTCTGTTAAGAATGCATTTAAATGAGTTATTGCCTGTGTGAATCATATTATTCCTCTCCCAAAATCAAGATTACATACTTCAttttaatcaaaacaaatatgatactAAAATGAAATCGCAAAGGAACAATTGAACTATGAAATCAAACAATACAATCGGAGAATCAGCGAACCTGATGGTTGAGGGAAGCTGAGACAGACAGGGCACACGAACCGATCTAGAGAAGTCAAGAGaaggaaataaaagaaaacaaactacATTTTCTTTCCCTTTAATCTTTTTTGGTTATTATATTTTCGGCCCCGTATGTTTACAATACTTACAAAATAGGCCTAATTAGGTGAATATACAAAATACAGATGGAAATTGCAGAAGCATGCAATGATTTATTGAATTTGCAGATTTGGGTAATAGATTAGGGTGAAATGTCGAGCTTCTCCTTGCAGTCCACTAAGACAGCTACTAAGAGAGGGGGACAAATATTATACTCAAAAACTTTGTGTCAGAATAATGGACAGATAATAATTCTTTGCAAAATAAGTATCAACACCAATCAATAAAAATAACCTATCGAAACTTGGTTGTGACAAGTTGGAACAAACTGGAAGAGTGATGCAGAGACCTAGTGGAACTTGGACGTGTGACTATCAGCGTTTGACCATGGCAAGATGAAGAAAATCAGGGTGTGCAGCGTCTTGACTTGTATTCTCATGGGATGCAGGAGGAAGACACCTGAAtaaatagacaaaaaaaattattttttcatggCACGAGACGATTCAGAAATCTTAGTATATCCAACTTGTATAAAGTCCATCAGCTTTACCAGCTGTTGCCTCttagtctttttctttttcgcTTTCTAGGTGAAATCAAACTAGAAACAGCTGTCATGAATCAAGAACATGAGAGAGAGATTGGACTCTTACCAAAAAAATGGAGAAAACTTCAGTACTCATTGAAACGTTTAAAGTTTATAGAGTTTCATCATGGAAGAAGCATGATCAAAtcaggaagaagagagaaaaaaggAGAAATAGCTAAAGAAAGATAGAATTAGTTTCGGTTTCAAAAATATCTATAGTTAACTTAGAAgcatacatgaaagataaaaacaTGGGTGTCAGGCTATGTCTGTGCCTATCAGCGAATTAGAGTAAGGTTAATACAGGTATTATGAAAAATCAACAGTGACATGACCGTTTagctaattatattttttttatagttatctACTGCAAATTTCGGGAAAATTCCTTAAAAATACACAGACTAATTTTCATTTGCTAATAAAATACACAAACTATTTTGACTCCCCGTTTAATACACGAATTAATTTCCGTTGCCTATTAAATACACAAACTTTCAAAATTCGCAGGTTTTACACATAGTTTTAGACGGCGTTATCTATATTTAACGGAGGTGAAGACGATGTTAGTGTTTAATTAAAC
This window encodes:
- the LOC103864718 gene encoding IQ domain-containing protein IQM4, whose protein sequence is MGLSLSLLVSACKEVLSNQFFSFKNPVESFLGVRSFGLTSRTNSFKSEAPENSPKAAGMERSLSFNSWEIPTEAKTEPTTNQADDQVVDVKKPKRNSLNGRTCERIQITKPTITPPEPFVFFSPRPLAELDAAATTLQKVYKSYRTRRNLADCAVVVEELWWKTLDSAALKLSSVSFFEEEKHETAVSKWARARTRAAKVGKGLSKDEKAQKLALQHWLEAIDPRHRYGHNLHFYYDVWSASMSAQPFFYWLDVGDGKDVNLEHHPRNVLQKQCIKYLGPMEREAYEVIVEDGRLMYKQNMTLISSTEESKTIFVLSTTKTLYVGQKKKGVFQHSSFLSGGATTAAGRLVARDGVLEAIWPYSGHYLPTEDNFKEFISFLEENNVDLTNVKRCTVNEEYSSFKYEEETKEEEAENNKPVETNITEDKEEEEKETQRPVFELSKRLSCKWNSGVGPRIGCVRDYPMELQSQAFEQVSLSPRISPASARFPSPYGPIPSPRPSPRVRLSPRLAYMGIPSPRVQVNC
- the LOC103864719 gene encoding uncharacterized protein LOC103864719, encoding MSSATETVEEQQKLQIYPTSKAGVSPFWRDKYERDAKKYWDIFYKHHGDRFFKDRHYLDKEWNSYFSASGGKVILEVGCGAGNTIFPLIATYPHIFVYACDFSPRAVDLVKAHEEYTETRVCAFASDLTGDDLDKHISPSSVDIVTMIFVLSAVSPEKMPFVLQNIKRVLKPNGCILFRDYAVGDLAQERFSGKDQKISDNFYVRGDGTRAFYFSNEFLETLFGKEGFEVEEIGVCCKQVENRSRELVMNRRWVQATFRLSNGTKNPSEEQERKEVVDSTDIDISDGLAMEMFGASPSTHEMSEFKLRDSAFKIKLLSKEYQHTCKSTGLMLWESARFMASVLDRNPNIVSGKRVLELGCGCTGICSMVAARSANLVVATDADTKALALLTENITTNLESSLLGKLKTGVLEWGNKEHIEGIKGLASCGGFEVIIGTDVTYVAEAIIPLFETAKELMLRKVGEVEEEKPALILCHVFRRVDEPSLLSAASKFGFKLVDRWDMNSKESPVGNIVDRWFYENDLVAEIPSSALHILYFQME
- the LOC103864721 gene encoding protein phosphatase 1 regulatory subunit 12A isoform X2 — encoded protein: MGPGDSEAVECKCGMPLCICVVAPPKTSNPQATRAPPMALPQSDPKPKSDTSAKSKGSTSSTIARPDKPQKEYEVSGEGLREAIKNGDTAGVKKLLNEGVDANYHDKQGMSVLHLAVLFNQTEIALMLMEHGASLDYKNAQGETPLDCAPATLQYKMREKMKST
- the LOC103864721 gene encoding ankyrin repeat domain-containing protein 13C isoform X1 gives rise to the protein MGPGDSEAVECKCGMPLCICVVAPPKTSNPQATRAPPMALPQSDPKPKSDTSAKSKGSTSSTIARPDKPQKEYEVSGEGLREAIKNGDTAGVKKLLNEKFQGVDANYHDKQGMSVLHLAVLFNQTEIALMLMEHGASLDYKNAQGETPLDCAPATLQYKMREKMKST